Proteins from a single region of Corvus hawaiiensis isolate bCorHaw1 chromosome 6, bCorHaw1.pri.cur, whole genome shotgun sequence:
- the BTBD7 gene encoding BTB/POZ domain-containing protein 7 isoform X2, producing the protein MGANASNYPHSCSPRVGGNSQAQQTFIGTSSYSHQGFGCESKLYSLDHGHEKPQDKKKKTSGLATLKKKFIKRRKSSRSADHAKQMRELLSGWDVRDVNALVEEYEGTSALKELYLQANLARPEAKTLQKDMAELYQYKYCTDVDLIFQETCFPVHRAILAARCPFFKTLLSSSPEYGAEIIMDINTAGIDMPMFSALLHYLYTGEFGMEDSRFQNVDILVQLSEEFGTPNSLDVDMRALFDYMCYYDVVLSFSSNSDLVETFGGSQNCLDEELRAHKAIISSRSPFFRHLLQRRIRTGEEITDRTLRTPTRIILDESIIPKKYAKVILNCMYTDVVDLSVLHSSPSVGSLSEVQALVAGKLNMTRAEEAMELYHIALFLEFNMLAQGCEDIIAESISLDTLIAILKWSSQPYGSKWVHRQALHFLCEEFTQVMTSEVFYELSKDHLLTAIQSDYLQASEQDILKYLIKWGEHQLMKRIADREPNLLSGTAHSVNKRGVKRRDLDIEELREILSPLLPFVRIEHILPMNSEVLSDAMKRGLISTPPSDMLPTSEGGKSNAWLRQKNAGIYVRPRLFSPYVEEAKSVLDEMMVEQTDLVRLRMVRMSNVPDTLYMVNNAVPQCCHVITHQQVSTNQTSPPSVIANEIPVPNLLVVKEMIKRLQELRHTEQVQRAYALNCGEGATVSYEIQIRVLREFGLSDAAAELLQNPHKFFPDERFGDESPLLTVRQSGRCRVNSTPTAETMFTELDSFVAFHPPLPPPPPPYHPPATPIHNQFKVGWKQRVPSQHPSRSFSYPCNHSLFHSRTAPKAVPPVYLPGVKAAPPDCTNTAALGRQTVAAAAAVMAAEKQVCTQPLLNELMPDIAMGVSAMSLKDRRLPELTVDTELSQAVTEVGPGPPQHISCIQNRHMPTSRKKHAIEQKIDARENPQEYPDFYDFSNAACRPSTPAPNRHSPSPSQGIYFGPDLYSHNKASPSGLKSAYLPSQISPKKQEDSRREYLLSQDGHQHRQKNEPIHLDVLEQPPQRLDLALATQENAGSGPVHVRGRTKMETDLTYGLTSNRPSLSAYNSDMPEERPSRRLADDEPLEHGAQRSADLEREDGVSRGRRSPNKPDFLYKKSAL; encoded by the exons ATGGGTGCTAATGCATCTAACTACCCTCACTCGTGTTCCCCAAGGGTAGGGGGAAATTCACAGGCACAACAGACATTCATAG GGACATCCTCCTACTCTCatcaaggttttggctgtgaaTCAAAGCTGTATAGCCTTGACCATGGCCATGAGAAACCTcaagacaagaaaaagaaaacctctgGCCTTGCCACCCTCAAAAAGAAATTCATTAAGCGTCGGAAATCGAGCCGATCTGCTGACCATGCCAAGCAGATGCGCGAGCTCCTCTCAGGCTGGGATGTCAGAGATGTTAATGCATTAGTAGAAGAATACGAAGGAACGTCAGCCTTAAAGGAACTTTATCTACAAGCTAATTTGGCAAGACCAGAAGCCAAGACGCTACAAAAAGACATGGCTGAACTTTATCAATACAAATATTGTACTGATGTAGACTTAATATTTCAAGAAACTTGTTTTCCTGTGCATCGTGCGATATTGGCGGCCAGATGTCCATTTTTTAAGACGCTGCTTTCTTCCTCACCAGAGTATGGGGCAGAAATAATAATGGATATTAACACAGCTGGCATAGATATGCCtatgttttctgctttgttacACTACCTTTATACGGGCGAGTTTGGAATGGAGGATTCAAGATTCCAAAATGTTGATATTCTTGTGCAGCTTAGTGAAGAATTTGGAACACCAAATTCCTTAGATGTTGACATGCGCGCACTGTTTGATTATATGTGCTACTACGATGTGGTTCTTAGCTTTTCATCCAACTCTGACTTAGTTGAAACTTTTGGTGGAAGTCAGAACTGTCTAGATGAAGAGCTCAGAGCTCACAAAGCTATTATTTCATCACGATCTCCCTTTTTCCGTCACTTGCTGCAGAGGAGGATACGAACTGGTGAAGAAATCACAGACCGAACTCTACGAACTCCAACTAGAATTATATTGGATGAATCTATCATACCAAAAAAATACGCTAAGGTCATTTTGAACTGTATGTATACAGATGTGGTGGACCTCTCCGTTTTGCACTCCAGTCCTTCAGTGGGCAGTTTAAGTGAAGTTCAGGCTCTTGTAGCAGGAAAACTAAACATGACTAGGGCTGAAGAAGCTATGGAGCTTTATCATATAGCACTGTTCTTGGAGTTTAACATGCTTGCACAAG GCTGTGAAGATATTATTGCTGAGAGCATCTCACTGGACACCTTAATTGCCATTCTGAAGTGGAGCTCTCAGCCGTACGGTTCCAAGTGGGTACATCGCCAAGCACTACATTTCCTCTGTGAGGAGTTTACCCAGGTCATGACTTCAGAGGTCTTCTATGAACTCAGCAAGGACCACCTGCTCACAGCTATTCAGTCTGACTATTTACAG GCAAGTGAACAAGATATTCTTAAATATCTGATTAAATGGGGAGAACACCAATTGATGAAGAGGATAGCAGATCGAG AGCCTAATTTACTCAGTGGTACAGCTCACAGTGTGAATAAAAGAGGTGTGAAGAGGAGAGATCTTGACATTGAAGAGCTGAGGGAGATCCTGTCTCCACTTCTACCTTTTGTCCGCATTGAGCACATCTTACCCATGAATAGTGAAGTACTGAGTGATGCA ATGAAGAGAGGCCTGATTAGTACTCCTCCTTCAGACATGCTACCAACATCAGAAGGTGGAAAGTCAAATGCCTGGCTGCGGCAAAAAAATGCTGGAATATATGTGCGGCCAAGACTGTTCTCACCGTATGTGGAGGAGGCTAAG TCTGTGCTGGACGAGATGATGGTGGAGCAAACCGACCTCGTTCGCTTGCGGATGGTGCGAATGTCCAACGTGCCTGACACGCTGTACATGGTGAACAACGCGGTGCCGCAGTGCTGCCATGTGATCACCCACCAGCAAGTCAGCACTAACCAGACCAGTCCTCCCTCAGTTATAGCCAACGAGATCCCAG TTCCCAATCTCCTGGTTGTGAAAGAGATGATCAagcggctgcaggagctgcgCCACACcgagcaggtgcagagagcctacGCCCTGAACTGTGGGGAAGGCGCCACTGTCAGCTACGAGATCCAGATCCGCGTGCTGCGGGAATTTGGGCtttctgatgctgctgctgagctcctgcag AATCCTCACAAATTCTTTCCTGATGAGCGCTTTGGGGATGAAAGCCCACTGCTGACAGTGAGACAGTCTGGACGATGTCGTGTCAACAGCACTCCCACTGCAGAAACCATGTTTACAGAACTGGACTCTTTCGTGGCCTTCCATCCACCACTGccccctcctccacctccaTACCACCCACCAGCAACTCCTATTCATAACCAGTTCAAAGTGGGCTGGAAACAAAGGGTGCCGAGTCAACATCCTTCCCGTTCCTTTTCTTACCCCTGTAACCACTCGCTGTTCCACTCGCGGACAGCCCCCAAGGCTGTGCCGCCTGTGTACCTGCCCGGCGTGAAGGCAGCGCCTCCCGACTGCACCAACACTGCGGCCCTGGGGCGGCAAACGgtggcggcggcagcggcagtGATGGCAGCGGAGAAACAAGTA tgcACTCAGCCCTTGCTAAATGAACTGATGCCAGACATCGCCATGGGTGTGTCAGCAATGTCTTTGAAAGACAGAAGATTACCAGAGCTCACGGTGGACACGGAGCTAAGCCAGGCGGTTACAGAGGTAGGGCCCGGCCCGCCCCAGCACATTTCATGTATTCAGAACAGACACATGCCTACTTCTCGGAAAAAACATGCAATAGAGCAAAAAATAGATGCTCGAGAAAACCCCCAGGAGTATCCTGACTTCTATGACTTCTCTAATGCTGCATGCAGACCCTCTACTCCAGCACCCAACAGGCACAGTCCTTCACCTTCACAAGGCATTTATTTTGGCCCAGATTTGTACAGCCACAATAAGGCATCACCAAGTGGCTTAAAGTCAGCCTATCTGCCTTCCCAGATATCTCCTAAAAAGCAAGAGGATTCTAGGAGGGAATACCTGCTCTCACAAGATGGGCATCAACACAggcaaaagaatgagccaataCACCTCGATGTCTTAGAACAACCTCCCCAGCGACTGGACTTGGCCCTGGCTACCCAGGAAAatgctggcagtggccctgtTCACGTCAGGGGAAGAACAAAAATGGAAACGGATTTAACCTATGGGCTAACCTCCAACAGACCTTCACTCTCTGCCTACAACTCTGACATGCCAGAAGAGAGACCCAGTAGGAGACTGGCAGATGATGAGCCATTGGAACATGGAGCACAGAGGAGCGCAGATTTGGAAAGGGAAGATGGCGTAAGCAGAGGAAGGAGGTCTCCAAACAAACCAGACTTCCTGTACAAAAAATCTGCCCTATGA
- the BTBD7 gene encoding BTB/POZ domain-containing protein 7 isoform X1: MGANASNYPHSCSPRVGGNSQAQQTFIGTSSYSHQGFGCESKLYSLDHGHEKPQDKKKKTSGLATLKKKFIKRRKSSRSADHAKQMRELLSGWDVRDVNALVEEYEGTSALKELYLQANLARPEAKTLQKDMAELYQYKYCTDVDLIFQETCFPVHRAILAARCPFFKTLLSSSPEYGAEIIMDINTAGIDMPMFSALLHYLYTGEFGMEDSRFQNVDILVQLSEEFGTPNSLDVDMRALFDYMCYYDVVLSFSSNSDLVETFGGSQNCLDEELRAHKAIISSRSPFFRHLLQRRIRTGEEITDRTLRTPTRIILDESIIPKKYAKVILNCMYTDVVDLSVLHSSPSVGSLSEVQALVAGKLNMTRAEEAMELYHIALFLEFNMLAQGCEDIIAESISLDTLIAILKWSSQPYGSKWVHRQALHFLCEEFTQVMTSEVFYELSKDHLLTAIQSDYLQASEQDILKYLIKWGEHQLMKRIADREPNLLSGTAHSVNKRGVKRRDLDIEELREILSPLLPFVRIEHILPMNSEVLSDAMKRGLISTPPSDMLPTSEGGKSNAWLRQKNAGIYVRPRLFSPYVEEAKILMKFHRKQSSVLRETSLVSSQFAGPAPRQPSWQADGKSVLDEMMVEQTDLVRLRMVRMSNVPDTLYMVNNAVPQCCHVITHQQVSTNQTSPPSVIANEIPVPNLLVVKEMIKRLQELRHTEQVQRAYALNCGEGATVSYEIQIRVLREFGLSDAAAELLQNPHKFFPDERFGDESPLLTVRQSGRCRVNSTPTAETMFTELDSFVAFHPPLPPPPPPYHPPATPIHNQFKVGWKQRVPSQHPSRSFSYPCNHSLFHSRTAPKAVPPVYLPGVKAAPPDCTNTAALGRQTVAAAAAVMAAEKQVCTQPLLNELMPDIAMGVSAMSLKDRRLPELTVDTELSQAVTEVGPGPPQHISCIQNRHMPTSRKKHAIEQKIDARENPQEYPDFYDFSNAACRPSTPAPNRHSPSPSQGIYFGPDLYSHNKASPSGLKSAYLPSQISPKKQEDSRREYLLSQDGHQHRQKNEPIHLDVLEQPPQRLDLALATQENAGSGPVHVRGRTKMETDLTYGLTSNRPSLSAYNSDMPEERPSRRLADDEPLEHGAQRSADLEREDGVSRGRRSPNKPDFLYKKSAL; the protein is encoded by the exons ATGGGTGCTAATGCATCTAACTACCCTCACTCGTGTTCCCCAAGGGTAGGGGGAAATTCACAGGCACAACAGACATTCATAG GGACATCCTCCTACTCTCatcaaggttttggctgtgaaTCAAAGCTGTATAGCCTTGACCATGGCCATGAGAAACCTcaagacaagaaaaagaaaacctctgGCCTTGCCACCCTCAAAAAGAAATTCATTAAGCGTCGGAAATCGAGCCGATCTGCTGACCATGCCAAGCAGATGCGCGAGCTCCTCTCAGGCTGGGATGTCAGAGATGTTAATGCATTAGTAGAAGAATACGAAGGAACGTCAGCCTTAAAGGAACTTTATCTACAAGCTAATTTGGCAAGACCAGAAGCCAAGACGCTACAAAAAGACATGGCTGAACTTTATCAATACAAATATTGTACTGATGTAGACTTAATATTTCAAGAAACTTGTTTTCCTGTGCATCGTGCGATATTGGCGGCCAGATGTCCATTTTTTAAGACGCTGCTTTCTTCCTCACCAGAGTATGGGGCAGAAATAATAATGGATATTAACACAGCTGGCATAGATATGCCtatgttttctgctttgttacACTACCTTTATACGGGCGAGTTTGGAATGGAGGATTCAAGATTCCAAAATGTTGATATTCTTGTGCAGCTTAGTGAAGAATTTGGAACACCAAATTCCTTAGATGTTGACATGCGCGCACTGTTTGATTATATGTGCTACTACGATGTGGTTCTTAGCTTTTCATCCAACTCTGACTTAGTTGAAACTTTTGGTGGAAGTCAGAACTGTCTAGATGAAGAGCTCAGAGCTCACAAAGCTATTATTTCATCACGATCTCCCTTTTTCCGTCACTTGCTGCAGAGGAGGATACGAACTGGTGAAGAAATCACAGACCGAACTCTACGAACTCCAACTAGAATTATATTGGATGAATCTATCATACCAAAAAAATACGCTAAGGTCATTTTGAACTGTATGTATACAGATGTGGTGGACCTCTCCGTTTTGCACTCCAGTCCTTCAGTGGGCAGTTTAAGTGAAGTTCAGGCTCTTGTAGCAGGAAAACTAAACATGACTAGGGCTGAAGAAGCTATGGAGCTTTATCATATAGCACTGTTCTTGGAGTTTAACATGCTTGCACAAG GCTGTGAAGATATTATTGCTGAGAGCATCTCACTGGACACCTTAATTGCCATTCTGAAGTGGAGCTCTCAGCCGTACGGTTCCAAGTGGGTACATCGCCAAGCACTACATTTCCTCTGTGAGGAGTTTACCCAGGTCATGACTTCAGAGGTCTTCTATGAACTCAGCAAGGACCACCTGCTCACAGCTATTCAGTCTGACTATTTACAG GCAAGTGAACAAGATATTCTTAAATATCTGATTAAATGGGGAGAACACCAATTGATGAAGAGGATAGCAGATCGAG AGCCTAATTTACTCAGTGGTACAGCTCACAGTGTGAATAAAAGAGGTGTGAAGAGGAGAGATCTTGACATTGAAGAGCTGAGGGAGATCCTGTCTCCACTTCTACCTTTTGTCCGCATTGAGCACATCTTACCCATGAATAGTGAAGTACTGAGTGATGCA ATGAAGAGAGGCCTGATTAGTACTCCTCCTTCAGACATGCTACCAACATCAGAAGGTGGAAAGTCAAATGCCTGGCTGCGGCAAAAAAATGCTGGAATATATGTGCGGCCAAGACTGTTCTCACCGTATGTGGAGGAGGCTAAG ATCTTGATGAAATTCCACCGGAAACAAAGCAGCGTTCTGAGGGAAACCTCCCTGGTTTCCAGCCAGTTTGCCGGCCCAGCTCCTCGGCAGCCCTCCTGGCAGGCGGATGGCAAG TCTGTGCTGGACGAGATGATGGTGGAGCAAACCGACCTCGTTCGCTTGCGGATGGTGCGAATGTCCAACGTGCCTGACACGCTGTACATGGTGAACAACGCGGTGCCGCAGTGCTGCCATGTGATCACCCACCAGCAAGTCAGCACTAACCAGACCAGTCCTCCCTCAGTTATAGCCAACGAGATCCCAG TTCCCAATCTCCTGGTTGTGAAAGAGATGATCAagcggctgcaggagctgcgCCACACcgagcaggtgcagagagcctacGCCCTGAACTGTGGGGAAGGCGCCACTGTCAGCTACGAGATCCAGATCCGCGTGCTGCGGGAATTTGGGCtttctgatgctgctgctgagctcctgcag AATCCTCACAAATTCTTTCCTGATGAGCGCTTTGGGGATGAAAGCCCACTGCTGACAGTGAGACAGTCTGGACGATGTCGTGTCAACAGCACTCCCACTGCAGAAACCATGTTTACAGAACTGGACTCTTTCGTGGCCTTCCATCCACCACTGccccctcctccacctccaTACCACCCACCAGCAACTCCTATTCATAACCAGTTCAAAGTGGGCTGGAAACAAAGGGTGCCGAGTCAACATCCTTCCCGTTCCTTTTCTTACCCCTGTAACCACTCGCTGTTCCACTCGCGGACAGCCCCCAAGGCTGTGCCGCCTGTGTACCTGCCCGGCGTGAAGGCAGCGCCTCCCGACTGCACCAACACTGCGGCCCTGGGGCGGCAAACGgtggcggcggcagcggcagtGATGGCAGCGGAGAAACAAGTA tgcACTCAGCCCTTGCTAAATGAACTGATGCCAGACATCGCCATGGGTGTGTCAGCAATGTCTTTGAAAGACAGAAGATTACCAGAGCTCACGGTGGACACGGAGCTAAGCCAGGCGGTTACAGAGGTAGGGCCCGGCCCGCCCCAGCACATTTCATGTATTCAGAACAGACACATGCCTACTTCTCGGAAAAAACATGCAATAGAGCAAAAAATAGATGCTCGAGAAAACCCCCAGGAGTATCCTGACTTCTATGACTTCTCTAATGCTGCATGCAGACCCTCTACTCCAGCACCCAACAGGCACAGTCCTTCACCTTCACAAGGCATTTATTTTGGCCCAGATTTGTACAGCCACAATAAGGCATCACCAAGTGGCTTAAAGTCAGCCTATCTGCCTTCCCAGATATCTCCTAAAAAGCAAGAGGATTCTAGGAGGGAATACCTGCTCTCACAAGATGGGCATCAACACAggcaaaagaatgagccaataCACCTCGATGTCTTAGAACAACCTCCCCAGCGACTGGACTTGGCCCTGGCTACCCAGGAAAatgctggcagtggccctgtTCACGTCAGGGGAAGAACAAAAATGGAAACGGATTTAACCTATGGGCTAACCTCCAACAGACCTTCACTCTCTGCCTACAACTCTGACATGCCAGAAGAGAGACCCAGTAGGAGACTGGCAGATGATGAGCCATTGGAACATGGAGCACAGAGGAGCGCAGATTTGGAAAGGGAAGATGGCGTAAGCAGAGGAAGGAGGTCTCCAAACAAACCAGACTTCCTGTACAAAAAATCTGCCCTATGA